From the Trifolium pratense cultivar HEN17-A07 linkage group LG4, ARS_RC_1.1, whole genome shotgun sequence genome, the window CATAGCCAAAGAAACCGCAAAAGATTGGAAGGGTCTTAGGGTTACCGTCAAGCTCACCGTTCAGAATCGTCAGGCTAAGGTCTCCGTTGTTCCTTCTGCTGCGGCGCTTGTTATCAAGGCTTTGAAGGAACCTGAACGTGATCGAAAAAAGGTGAAGAATATCAAGCATAATGGTAATATTTTGCTTGATGATGTTGTTGAGATTGCGAGGATTATGAAGCCAAGGTCTATGGCGAAGGAACTTTCTGGTACTGTGAAGGAGATTCTTGGGACTTGTGTTTCTGTTGGTTGCACTGTTGATGGAAAGGATCCTAAGGATTTGCAGCAGGAGATCAATGATGGTGATGTTGAAATTCCTCAGGATTGATTTTTAAACTCTGTTatctgttttgttttatttgtggTTCTTTGATATAATTTTGAGGATTTGTTgaacttttttgtttggtaaTTTACTGTTTTGGATAATTTAGATCATTTTGTGACAGATTTTATCAGCTTGGATAATAGTCTTATACAATCTCTAATTTTTGTAAGATTTTTAAACATTTATTCACTGACAAAGTGGTTTGTGAATTCGCTCAATTTAATCACTACACAGTTTAAGTTAATGGACATATTTTGTGCTTGATCTATAGGTGTTCAATAAGTACAGATTTTGTTTGTCAATTAAAAAAGTGAACTTCCTGTTATCTTATTGTGGTTATGTTCATAAaccagtttttatttttaagtggaGTAGGTTTTGTATGCATAAATTGGGGCATTTTTTGTAACAAAATGCAAAGCAATGTGAATTGCTGACTTCTGTTTCCAAACCAAACCTTGATTTTAGCAGATTGATTTTCTCTTTTAGTGTTTTTGCGTTATAAAAGAGATGTATATAAGCTGCTGCCATGATTGTCCCTGTATCACTAATACTTTTTAGGGTTAATCTTTGTTTCATTATTATCCTATTTCCTTCAATTCTGTTGTTTTAGCAAGCAATCAACCCACCCCTTTATGAAAATGTTTACGATGTCCTCatattatcaaaaaatttcCATACCAAACAACCGTTGTCAAAATGAAATATGAATAGGAGTGCATTATATAGCTTGAGTGCTCTTCACCCCTTGTCCATTGCTTACAATATGAAAAAACTACACCCCTTGTCCATAGCTTGAGTGCATTATATAACTCAAAATCAACTCATAGTAATTTTTACAACGCGAAATTGCAACCTATCAAACTCTCACACACTAATTGCAATTTTTTAcaaggactaaaattgcaaacCATCTCAATTACAACTTTTGCACGGAAAAATTGCAAACCATCGATCAACTGCATTTTTTGCATGGAAAAATTGCAAACCCTCCTCTCATGACTCACAACTACCCTAACCCAAAACCTATAAGAATAGAGTTGTTGTGGTGAGCAAAACTCAAAACTCAATATAACTCTCCATATTTATAATAACtttctacttcttttttttttcttccaactactcgatgtgggacttcttggATGAATACCCACTTTAGCgaattataaattttgtagCTTATAAAGAGAATACAATGAAACATGCCAGAAATGCATTTTCAGAAATCAAAGCCATAAGTCAAAACACTTAAGTAGTACTAAGGGTTTAACCATTTAATAGAAGCAACAAAGTTTAACCACCATATATAAGAGTCTAACACCAACGAAGTCAATAAATGTTACACATTTCTAAAACTATAAATTGTAGcttctaattttaaaattgatttttacactcaatttttttttttcaactcacttttatatGAGtgtatcaaaatataaatagttttactttcaactcaattttaaccagaattaattttttttacagaattaattcacttaaaattaatttttctcagcattaaattaaatatacactTAAAGGTATAAGGATTTAAGATAACACGTTAGAAATTTAAACTACATactgtatttttatttagaaagaaaagaataaggcaaatatattcttttttgaGTGGGTGACTTTTATAACAGCttattatcaaatcaaataagaCAAAGAATTTGGACATTCTTTTTGTTTAAAGGTTTCTAACTTATTTGTTTATACTTCTGAGTTTTTTAATAcaattatttgtttatattgtgGTGAGTGTGATACGAAGTCTACATGGCGCAAAAAGTAAGCAAGTGATGAAAATTAAGTGCTTAATGAATTCCACTTTTATTTATTACATGACAAATGTTTAAATGAGAATTATGAAATTAGTCCTTTTTAAGCTTGTTTATTGTAAATGTAATTGCCAAACAAATCCTTAGAAATAGAGTGAATTATTGTTTAAGTATAATTCAAATGTGCTAATAGTTCTTGGAGCATTGCAGAGTATAAATATTCACAACTTTGATACTTTTTTAGTTTGGAAGTTAGTTGTAGTTTGTTAATAAGTTGGTTACAATAACCTGTCAGTTAGTTACAATCAATTGTGAAGTTAGTTGTTTTATGTGTAAGTGACTTAGTTCACAAGTCAGTAGTGTAGCTAGTATAAATAAAGGTCAAGTGTATACTTTGTATATAGATTTCATTGGCCCTGTGTGgatgaataaattaaatttttactttgCTTTCAACCATCTTTCATTCTTTCATCATTCATTCAGTTTTCTGATTTTTCTTATCTTGCCTCAATTTTCCGTGTTCTTGCTCATAAGTTTGGAATGCATCTATGAGCACCAAACCTGCAACATTGCAAAGCTTGCCTAGATTGTGTTATGCGCTAACAATTGTgatatgctattttttttcctattaacAAAGTGgtaaatactatattttttttggatttagtAGTCAAGTagttaaaaatttcacattaaaaatgaataagtggatTATCCGAAATTCAAACCCCtatataatatatgtgatgatgtccctaccaattgagttaaacCCACAAGTACGTTGTAAACACTATTTAATTCTCACAAAATTGTGAATTCTTTGATTTGAATCCGACTGAAAACACtcaatataatatttgattccATAAACATTAAATTAACTGTTCATCCAACCAGAACCATACACAGTTTTGATTATAATTAGTGgctagaaaaaaaataaaaataaaagatttagTGGCTAAGAATAAATTAGTGATTTGAAACCGCAGTGTGTTCAAAACccatttgattttaggtaagtCCAGATAAGTTCATTAAAGAAACTCTGACAGCAAATCAAAAACAAGAAACTCTCACAACAAATCAAAAGCAAgacatttgtaaaaaaataaataaattcaaaagcAAAAAATACATGGTAGTGTCTCTTCAATCTACATATAATCTGAATAATAAAGAGCATATTTAGCTAAATAATCATGGTCCGTTTGGTTCTATGAAAAAAAagtgagataaaaaaaaattacgcagATGAATGCATGAATTTAGACTAACTTTAGTCCAAGTTCAGGATCAGCCTCAAAGAGATGCAAACAACTCTACTTGGCCTAAAAAATTTTgaacatcaaattattattattattattattattagggttaaatatgcatAAGGTCCTTGTACTTACaagtcatttgagttttagtctctgtattttaaaaatatttcattttgccactgtactttcattttactttaaaaatggtccccagaccttttttttgttgttgaaatgacacatttttgcTGATCTGTCATTGTTGACTGAACTTTAGAGTTGATGACTAATTTAATTTTGCAGTGAATCgataaaaatacccttaaataagtaattttttaaaagtaaaataaaattgacacattGTAAGAAAATGtgtcacttcaacaaaaaatgggttcagggaccatttttaaagtaaaatgaaagtgcattgacaaaatgaaaggattttaaaatgtagggactaaaactcaaatgaactataagtgcagggaccttttgcatatttgagccttattattattattattattattattattattattattattattattattattattattattactactactactaatatACTCAAGGGGTGCAAATAACATGTATAGCCTAGGGATGTGCGGCTGGTGGAAGTATATTGCTGACTTGCTTTTTACACCACCTAGGCTACACCAATTAATGTTTGCATCCCTTAggtaaattatttatttgatatttatttacaatttaaatagcaAAATTGatcttttatataaatttttttattttcttttattaggaGGGCCATTTAAATATGAGAGTCGGGCCTCTAATTTAATTGGGACGACCATGTAAATAATGGATGCTTTGGTTGACCTCACATTTGACATGAACAAAATTTAAACTataaaaacaaacattaaaattaatacaattttcaataataaaacTAACACAATAGGgagattgttgatgactttttaGCGCCAAAACCACATTTGAAACATCTGATTCTGCTACAAGATTCAGGAAATACACATCTTTTGCAAATTCCAAATCCTTATGCATAGCTAAAGCAACTGTGACACCATCATCATCTCTCATCACAAACACCAATACCCCATATGTCTCCCTCTATCGGATCTACTGTAACAACATCAAGCTTATAATAACCACTATACGAGGTTGTTCAATGAACA encodes:
- the LOC123919954 gene encoding 60S ribosomal protein L12-3, encoding MPPKLDPSQVVDVYVRVTGGEVGAASSLAPKIGPLGLSPKKIGEDIAKETAKDWKGLRVTVKLTVQNRQAKVSVVPSAAALVIKALKEPERDRKKVKNIKHNGNILLDDVVEIARIMKPRSMAKELSGTVKEILGTCVSVGCTVDGKDPKDLQQEINDGDVEIPQD